TTGCGGTGCCTTGAGTTCAAGTAGTTCCTGCTTGTGAGCTTGTTTGGTGACTTCCTGAGCCAACTTATCGAACTGCCCCTGAATATCATTGCGGTCGGCATGCAGTTGCCGGCGATAGTCAGAATCGATCTGAGCCAGGCGTTTTTCCGATTGAAGAATGCTGGCGCGAGCTGACTCGATCAGGAAAGCCTGAGTTTGAAGTTCCTGCTCTTTCTCGACGCGCTCCCGCCTTTTGTCACTGCCCATCAACGAGCCGGCAAAGCCATCCTTAACGAGCTTCTCGTAGGCTTTGTCCTGGTCGCGGTAATGCGGCAGGGTTTCCTCAAGTTTGTGTTTGACTTGCTCTGCCGCTGCCAATTCCTGTTTGGCCTTGATCAAACGCGAACGTTCTTCTGCCAATGCAGCTTCAAAGGAAGCACGGTTGGCACGATACTGGGCATTGATTTCCTGGGTCAAATCCAGCGGATCGTTGGCTTCGCTCTTAAACGGGACACCCGAGAGTTCCGCCTGAATTCGGCGCAACGCCAAGCGCTTGCGTTGATAGTCGGCCTCGATGGACTTTGTGTCGGCTTCGCTGATCAGCGTATCCATGCGCATCAAGACCTGACCAGCTTTCACGCTTTGCCCTTCCTTGACCAGGATTTCCTTGACGATGCCGGACTCGGAGGGCTGGACGATTTTGACGTAACTTTCTGGGATCAGCTTGCCTTCGGCTACTGCAACAATATCGAGGCGCCCCAAAATGGCCCAGAGCAGCAGGGCTAACAACATTACCAGTAATACCCAGAGCACCTTTCGTCCCAAAGGATTCGGAGACGTCGCCTGCAGACGCAACAAGGGCGGGGAAAAATCAATGGCCTGGGCATCAGCCGGAAACAGGGATTTCATTAAGTGTTTTCTGAGAAGAAGGAAACCGGGAGAGGCTGGCCTCTCCCGGTACAACGGTCATTCAAGACAAATACACCTTACGACAAACGCGCCGATCCGGTTTGCAACCCGGCGAGTGGCGAAAGCGTTTGTGCTGAAGACCCCAAAGCCGTATCCGACAAGGTGTTCAATGCCGCTGTCGCGCCAATCCCGGCCAATGTCCCATTCTTGCCGTACTGGTAGGCAATATCTCCGCCCAGTGCAGCTGAATCGGAGCCAGCCAACTGGAAGTTGGTTAATGCATTGGTCAACGCCCAACTGGTTAGACTGGTGTTGGCTGCGCGCGCAGTATCAAAGGCGCCCACCAGGCCAGCAAAGTTGAACTCCTCGACTTTCTGATCCTTCAGCGGGTCACTGCCACCTGCTGTAAAGCCGGCCATGGCCTCGGCGATGACTTGCAGGTTTGCTACGGGCTTAGAGGGTGTCGTGACATACCAGTTCTTAAAGGTGATCTGGTCGCTGGTACCGATCTTCAGTACGAGGTCATTCGTGGCCTTGCTGAACGACAAATCAGCATAGCTGATGCCGCCGCCCAGCGAGATCGTGTCGCTCCCCGTGCCACCTGTGGCAAAGGTATCCTGCCCATCGCCCTTGTTGAACAGAATGATGTCGTTACCTGCCGCCGTGGTATAGGTGTCGTTGCCCAGACCGCCGAGATAAATCTCAGCACCAGTGCCGCCAGTAATACTGTCGTCACCAGCGCCACCATTGAACAAGGCCGTTCCAGAAGTATCAGTCAGGATATCGTTGCCGGCACCACCTTCAAGAATGTCATTACCGGCACCGCCGTTCAGTGTATTGACTGCCGAATTGCCCCGCACTAGGTTGTTCAGCGCGTTGCCGGTACCGTTAATCGCCGTCGTACCACTCAGGAACAAGGCCTCAGCATTGGCAGCCAGCGTCAGCGTAATGGTGCTATTAACGATATCAAAGCCTTCGTTAGCATTTTCGGTAACAATATCAGACGCGTTGTCGATAAAGTAGGTGTCGTCACCCAACCCGCCAAGCAACTTGTCGGCGCCGGTTCCTCCGTCGAGCGTGTCGTTGCCGGCACCGCCGGTCAGCGTATTGACTCCGCTATTGCCGATCAGCACGTTGTCCAGGGCGTTACCCGTGCCGTTGATGGCGGTCGTACCGGTCAGGGTCAGGTTCTCGACATTGGTGGCCAGTGTGTAGGTGACACTGGATTGGACCAGGTCGGTACCTTCGCTTACGGCTTCGGTCGCAACATCTGCCGTGTTATCTACGACATAGGTGTCGTTACCGGCACCACCATCCAGCGTGTTATTGCCAGCATTTCCGGTCAGCACATTGTTCAAGGCATTACCGGTGCCGTTGATCGCGGTCGTGCCGGTCAAGGTCAGATTCTCGACGTTGGTAGCCAGCGCATAGGTCACGGAGGCTTGGACCAGATCGGTACCTTCGCTGGCGCTCTCGGTCACGACATCCGCCGTGTTATCTACGACGTAGATGTCATTACCGACTCTACCAACCAAAGTGTCGGCCCCGGCACCACCATCCAGCGTGTTATTGCCAGCATTTCCGGTCAGCACATTGTTCAAGGCATTACCGGTGCCGTTGATCGCGGTCGTGCCGGTCAAGGTCAGATTCTCGACGTTGGCAGCCAACGTGTAGGTCACGCTGGCTTGGACCAGATCGGTACCTTCGCTGGCGCTCTCGGTCACGACATCCGCCGTGTTATCTACGACGTAGATGTCATTACCGACTCTACCAACCAAAGTGTCGGCCCCGGCACCACCATCCAGCGTGTTATTGCCAGCATTTCCGGTCAGCACATTGTTCAAGGCATTACCGGTGCCGTTGATCGCAGCCGTGCCAGTCAGGGTCAGATTCTCGACGTTGGCAGCCAGCGTGTAGGTCACGCTGGCTTGGACCAGATCGGTACCTTCGCTGGCGCTCTCGGTCACGACATCCGCCGTGTTATCTACGACGTAGATGTCATTACCGACTCTACCAACCAAAGTGTCGGCCCCGGCACCACCATCCAGCGTGTTATTGCCAGCATTTCCGGACAACACATTGTTCAAGGCATTACCGGTGCCGTTGATCGCAGCCGTGCCAGTCAGGGTCAGATTCTCGACGTTGGCAGCCAGCGTGTAGGTCACGCTGGCTTGGACCAGATCGGTACCTTCGCTGGCGCTCTCGGTCACGACATCCGCCGTGTTATCTACGACGTAGATGTCATTACCGACTCTACCAACCAAAGTGTCGGCCCCGGCACCACCATCCAGCGTGTTATTGCCAGCATTTCCGGTCAGCACATTGTTCAAGGCATTACCGGTGCCGTTGATCGCAGCCGTGCCAGTCAGGGTCAGATTCTCGACGTTGGCAGCCAGCGTGTAGGTCACGCTGGCTTGGACCAGATCGGTACCTTCGCTGGCGCTCTCGGTCACGACATCCGCCGTGTTATCTACGACGTAGATGTCATTACCGACTCTACCAACCAAAGTGTCGGCCCCGGCACCACCATCCAGCGTGTTATTGCCAGCATTTCCGGTCAGCACATTGTTCAAGGCATTACCGGTGCCGTTGATCGCAGCCGTGCCAGTCAGGGTCAGGTTCTCGACGTTGGCGGCCAGCGCATAGGTCACGCTGGCTTGAACCAGATCGGTGCCTTCGCTGGCGTTCTCGGTCACGACATCGGACGCGTTGTCCACGAAATAGCTATC
The DNA window shown above is from Quatrionicoccus australiensis and carries:
- a CDS encoding HlyD family type I secretion periplasmic adaptor subunit, with translation MKSLFPADAQAIDFSPPLLRLQATSPNPLGRKVLWVLLVMLLALLLWAILGRLDIVAVAEGKLIPESYVKIVQPSESGIVKEILVKEGQSVKAGQVLMRMDTLISEADTKSIEADYQRKRLALRRIQAELSGVPFKSEANDPLDLTQEINAQYRANRASFEAALAEERSRLIKAKQELAAAEQVKHKLEETLPHYRDQDKAYEKLVKDGFAGSLMGSDKRRERVEKEQELQTQAFLIESARASILQSEKRLAQIDSDYRRQLHADRNDIQGQFDKLAQEVTKQAHKQELLELKAPQDGVVKDLATHTVGTVVQPGTVLLTLVPQNETLRAEVWVSNEDIGFVRQGQPVKLKFAAFPFQKYGMVEGTVEHVSADAADNNTGNGNSQTDPAKKNQPLVYKALVALKRLNLEMDGERFVLSAGMQTNAEIRLGDRTVMEYLLSPVRKAWHEAGRER